From the Teredinibacter turnerae T7901 genome, one window contains:
- a CDS encoding efflux RND transporter permease subunit, with the protein MKSFFYTLPGTISGNRIKFYAVLLIVLAVCFQGMGKLTRDDSIESWLGEDSPVIKQQRELESVFGNNEDMAILVEAKDGDVFSEESLAALLRLQATLEDYRLRVQDDGETPLNHIQEIISLVNVPVTDVSGDNLYTHPFIGTSIGASASSAYSKNIDLRKKLKRRALADVDLLKRFVSTDGRIAAFHLKTDFGRLEGVRQAEQTADSNALDTQLLELDLSSLDAPEADAALDEPTATVKKQNISYKEYSLFSNAVKSLVAEAGVEEQFRIHYAGLPELIAFHVAIGAENKVIFSGLFLLMMGVLLALFRHPSIVLWCMCIPVLTVILTFGIQGWSGQPSSDLAAAMSLLLIIIGVADAVHIMAEYRHYRLVGQPHPKAIAEAMSKAGLSCLLTSLTTMVAFLSLYLVKPNIHTAIFGLFTTLGLGIAFVLSVVLLPLLLDIWRPSFKKVLLKDVGDDQRGKGFYSAVPVWVCKRPIFTLCVFFSVVVPVSAGIYFLKVDSNPLESFDESTYIRQAAEVADRHMGGTQNIDFMVNTGSVDALYDARVLHTIDRLQLRMREHFSDLVLTDTSIVNVLKRINQQFHGDDPEFYILPESNAELGQLLFLFNTASPEERRKLVSEDFDSAKIMFGLKNGGSTDYIDLVNTANLWGAEMFDELKQEYPDLEVITAGGVVMFMTLFERIATSQLVSFLITLFVVTLTLLFLFRSVKIGLLAMIPNVLPVAVTFGVMGWMGITLNNVTMIIAPIILGIAVDDTIHFINRFRNLLDKADSVDTALKQTFITVGKAITYTTVILSAGLLTLLYSSNSEFQAFAYLSAIAFSTALAAEFFVTPALLKLFYKNKQTVQQYEVQSYETPVELAGK; encoded by the coding sequence ATGAAAAGCTTTTTTTACACGCTGCCGGGCACAATAAGTGGCAACCGCATAAAATTTTATGCTGTTCTTTTGATTGTTTTAGCTGTTTGTTTTCAGGGGATGGGAAAGCTTACTCGCGATGATAGTATTGAGTCCTGGCTTGGTGAGGATTCGCCGGTTATCAAGCAGCAGCGGGAACTGGAGAGTGTGTTCGGCAACAACGAAGATATGGCGATACTCGTTGAAGCGAAGGATGGCGACGTATTCTCGGAAGAGTCACTTGCTGCGCTATTGCGTTTACAGGCAACGCTCGAAGACTATAGGTTGAGAGTGCAGGACGATGGTGAGACCCCACTAAATCATATTCAGGAAATTATTTCTCTTGTGAATGTCCCTGTAACAGATGTTTCAGGAGACAACCTTTATACGCATCCGTTTATTGGTACATCTATTGGGGCTTCTGCGAGTTCAGCATATTCAAAAAATATCGACTTGCGAAAGAAGCTGAAACGTCGTGCGCTCGCCGATGTGGATCTTTTGAAACGCTTCGTATCCACAGATGGCCGAATAGCTGCGTTCCACCTCAAGACGGATTTTGGCCGCCTTGAAGGAGTCCGTCAGGCAGAGCAGACGGCTGATTCAAATGCGCTCGATACTCAGCTTTTGGAATTGGACCTATCAAGTTTGGACGCGCCGGAAGCGGATGCCGCCCTTGATGAGCCCACGGCAACAGTTAAAAAGCAAAACATTAGCTACAAGGAATATTCCTTGTTCTCAAACGCCGTTAAGTCACTGGTCGCCGAAGCAGGTGTAGAGGAGCAGTTCCGTATTCACTATGCTGGGCTTCCTGAGTTGATTGCGTTTCATGTGGCAATTGGGGCGGAAAACAAGGTTATTTTTTCCGGACTATTTCTTCTTATGATGGGTGTGCTATTGGCCCTTTTCCGACATCCATCCATCGTGCTCTGGTGTATGTGCATCCCGGTTTTAACTGTTATTTTGACATTCGGTATTCAGGGTTGGAGCGGGCAACCTTCGTCAGATTTGGCCGCGGCAATGTCACTTTTGTTAATTATTATTGGCGTGGCTGATGCAGTGCACATAATGGCCGAGTACCGGCACTACCGTCTTGTTGGTCAGCCGCATCCTAAGGCTATTGCTGAAGCCATGTCCAAAGCGGGGCTTTCATGTCTGTTAACTTCGCTAACAACAATGGTTGCGTTTTTGTCACTGTATTTGGTTAAACCGAATATCCATACGGCAATATTCGGTTTATTTACTACCTTGGGATTGGGTATAGCTTTCGTGCTTTCTGTCGTCTTGTTGCCGCTCCTGCTGGATATTTGGCGTCCCTCCTTTAAAAAGGTGCTGCTTAAAGATGTTGGCGACGACCAGCGTGGTAAGGGTTTTTACTCAGCGGTACCTGTTTGGGTCTGCAAAAGACCTATATTCACCTTATGTGTGTTTTTTAGTGTAGTAGTTCCAGTTTCAGCGGGTATCTATTTCCTGAAAGTTGATTCGAACCCGCTCGAATCGTTTGATGAATCCACCTATATCCGGCAAGCGGCAGAAGTGGCTGATCGCCATATGGGCGGCACACAAAATATTGATTTTATGGTAAACACGGGCAGCGTTGACGCGCTTTACGACGCCCGAGTACTGCATACTATTGATCGTCTGCAACTTCGCATGCGCGAGCATTTTTCGGATCTAGTGCTAACGGATACCTCAATTGTTAATGTACTCAAAAGAATTAATCAGCAGTTTCATGGAGACGATCCTGAATTTTATATTCTGCCGGAAAGTAACGCTGAGCTCGGTCAACTACTGTTTTTGTTCAATACAGCTTCACCTGAAGAACGCAGGAAATTGGTGAGCGAAGATTTTGATTCTGCGAAAATCATGTTCGGCCTCAAAAACGGCGGATCCACCGACTACATCGATCTGGTCAACACGGCCAATCTATGGGGCGCCGAGATGTTCGATGAACTAAAGCAGGAGTATCCTGATTTGGAAGTGATCACTGCCGGCGGCGTGGTCATGTTCATGACGTTATTCGAACGCATAGCTACATCTCAACTAGTATCATTTTTAATTACATTGTTCGTTGTTACCCTTACGTTGCTGTTCCTGTTTCGGTCAGTAAAAATTGGGCTTCTTGCTATGATTCCAAATGTGTTGCCGGTGGCAGTGACTTTTGGAGTTATGGGGTGGATGGGTATAACACTGAACAATGTGACCATGATAATTGCGCCGATAATCCTCGGAATTGCAGTAGACGATACTATCCATTTTATAAATCGTTTTAGAAACTTGCTTGACAAGGCCGATAGCGTGGATACGGCACTTAAACAAACCTTTATCACAGTGGGAAAGGCAATTACCTATACAACAGTTATTTTATCGGCCGGACTTTTAACGCTTCTTTACAGCTCAAATTCAGAATTTCAAGCATTTGCTTACCTAAGTGCTATTGCTTTCTCAACAGCTTTGGCTGCTGAATTCTTTGTTACCCCTGCGTTGTTAAAGCTTTTTTACAAAAATAAGCAAACCGTGCAGCAATACGAAGTGCAGTCGTATGAAACACCTGTGGAACTGGCAGGTAAGTAG